AGAAGATCCTTGAGATACATCCAGGGCAAAGGGCGATCATAGCCAGCGGTTACTCGGAAAACGAGCGGGTAAAGGAAGCCCAACGTCTGGGCGCAGGGCCCTATGTCAAGAAGCCTTATACTTTGGAAAATATCGGCCTTGCAGTTCGGAGGGAGTTGGATAGAGAAGCAAGGGACAGATCCCAGGGATGATGAAAACCCTAAGTGAAGAGCGGAAAGGCGATCCAGGCTTGCGGATCGCTCTGAACTCCGGTATGAAGATGAGGTGGGAGGGTGCCGGGGAAGGGCCTTTTGCTCGGTAATCCTCCCCAACCGGAGAAAATGGTCTCAAACAGGGGTTCCCTTGCAAGGGAAAAAAGGGGGATTTGATGTTCTTAAGCAGAAAAGGCAAGCCCTTTTCATTGATGATGCTTTATCTTTTTACGGTCGTTTGCGGCTGTTTTATTTTTTCCCGGGTGAGCGAAGCCGCCGAGGGGATTTCTGAAATCAGGAAGGGTATTGTCAAGGTTTCTGTCATCGCACAGGTCCCGGATTACAGCGTACCCTGGAATCCGGGCAGGATGGAGCAGAGGGCGGGATCCGGGTTCATCCTCTCTGGAAATCGGCTCCTGACCAATGCACATATCGTCAGTGATGCCCGTTTCATCGCAGTGGAAAAGGAAGGAAATCCCAGGAAATTCGAGGCCGGGGTCCGATTCATCGCGCATGACTGTGACCTGGCCGTGCTGAAGGTGGAGGATGAATCATTTTTTGATGGAACGGTCCCCTTGAAGATCGGGGGAATCCCCGCCCTGAATTCCATTGTAAATGTAGTGGGATATCCCATCGGTGGCAAGCGTCTCTCGGTCACGCGAGGGGTGGTTTCCCGCATCGATTATCAGCTCTATACCCATTCCATGATGGATCAGCACCTGGCCATCCAGATTGATGCCGCCGTCAACCCCGGAAACAGCGGTGGCCCGGTTCTCCAGAATGGGGCCGTGGTGGGAGTGGCCTTCCAGGTATACAGGGGAGAAGCCGCTCAAGGGGTGGGATACATGATTCCCGTCCCGGTGATCAAACGATTTTTAAGGGACATCTCAGACGGGCGCTACGACCGGTATGTGGACCTTGGAATCCGTTATTTCCCTTTGATCAACAGGGCAATGCGCCGCGCTGTGGGCCTGGGCCCGGGTGAATTCGGCGTAATGATCACCCAAGTCTTCCGGGGAGGGCCTTGCGGCAACATGCTTCGTGAGGGCGATATCCTCCTCTCTATTGATGGCTTTCCTGTATCGAGCGACGGGTACGTGGCTATGGACGGGGAAAGGGTGCACATGGCCGAGGTGGTGGAACGGAAGCTCAAGGGAGACAAGGTCCGTCTCAAGATACTTCGGGGAAAGGAGCCAAAGGAGGTAACCGTTTCCTTGTATGCGCCATGGCCTTTCCAGATGCAGGCCTTGCGTTATGATGTACGCCCTCGTTTCGTCCTGTTCGGGGGTCTCCTTTTCCAGCCCCTGTCCCGGCCTTTTCTGGAGAGGGCCAAGACCCGGAATGTGGACCTTATCTACCGGTTCTCCTCCTACCTGGACAGAGAGCTTTACCTCGAAACCCCCGAAATCGTGGTATTGAGCAGGATCCTGCCGGATCCTATCAACGTATATCTCCAACCCTTCGTGAATTCCATTGTCCGGTCCGTAAACGGGCATAGAATCCGGACCCTGGAGGATGTCGCAGAGGCTTTTAAGAAACCTTCGGAATGCTATGTGATCCGGCTGGAGGGGAATGGCCGGCCACTGGTCCTTGAAGGGAAGGCGGTCAAGGTGGCGCGGGAAAGAATTTTACGTCGGTACGGGGTCCTCCGGGAGTCTTACCTGGGGGATTCTTTTGTGCCTGAAGAATGGAAAGAAAAGCGGGCGGGTTTGAAATAGCCGGGTGGTGGTAAAGGCTCCCGAAGATGAAAGAGAGGAAAGAGAAAGGATGCTGAAGGCAAAACGGGCCGTTTTAGGAGGGATTGCCCTCCTGATGGTTCTTTCGGGATGTTGTTTCAGGAGGACGCCGGAGACCGGCTGGAGGGGAGGGAGTGCCTTTGTCAATTCTCTGGTCCGGGTCAATGTGGTTCGGCAGAACTATCAATTCCATCGCCCCTGGCTTCAGGGGGCTCCTTCGAGGCATACAGGGATAGGGGTGGTGGTCAGGGGCCCGAAGGTGCTGGTGACAGCCTGGATGATGGCTAATCACCGATACGTGGAACTGGAAAAATTGGGTAGCGGAAAGAAGGGAAGGGCCAAGGTATCGGTCATTGATTACGAAGCCAACCTGGCCCTGCTGGAACCCCTGGACCAGGAGTTCCTTGCCGATATGAAACCCCTTGAAATCACTACAGAGACAGTGGAAGGAGATCATTTAAAGGTCCTTCAGGTGAAACGGAACGGCGATGTCGTCGCCACCAGTGGACCTGTCACCTCAATCGAGTTGCTCCGGTATCCTTCCGGGAGCGCTTTCCTTGCCTATCGTTTGAACGGCTCCCTCCAGTTCCGTTTCGCCAACTTCACTCTCCCCGTAACCAGGAGGGGGAGCCTCGCCGGACTCCTCATGGGATACGACGCCAAGGCCCAGAGCATTGACATAATCCCCGCCCCCCTTATCCTGCATTTCCTTCAGGGGGCCTCAGGCGGGGTATACCGGGGTTTTCCGCGGTTGGGGTTGCGGGTCTCCGCCATGACTGATCCCCAGTTGCGAAGGTTTATCGGGATACCTGAAACACTGGACGGCGTCTATGTCCGGGAGGTGGCCCGAGGGAGTGCAGGGGAGAAGGCCGGGATACGCGTGGGGGATGTGATCATGGAGATGGGAGGCCGCCCGGTTGACCGTTACGGGAACTATGAACATCCCCTGTACGGAAAGATATCCCTGGCTCACCTGATTCGATGCGAGTTCCATGATGGGGACAGGATTCTCCTGAAAATATTCAGGAATGGGAAAGTGATGGAAAAGGAGGTTTTCCCGGAATACATTCCACCTGAAGACCTCCCCGTGCCCCCGTTTCTGCCTGATTCACCTCCCCGGTACGTGATCCTGGGTGGACTGGTTCTACAGGAACTTTCCCTCCCTTATTTGAGGGAGTATGGGGCCCAGTGGAATCTCAAGGCTCCCGTCTCCCTTGTGTATTACCAGAAAAATCAGTACACCCTTGATCTTGGGGGCAGGGAAAAGATCGTCATCCTTTCCAGGGTCCTCAGGACATCCTGTACCATCGGTTACGGGAATCTTACAGATCTTGTGGTCTCCAGGATCAATAACCGACCCATACGAAAACTGGAGGATGTCCCCGAGGCCCTGAAGCATCCGGTGGAAGGTTTTCACAAGATCGAGTTCGAAGACCACCCGAGGGTCATTTACGTGGATCCGGGGGAGATGGATCTGGTCAACCAGGAGATCATGAGACGCTACCGGCTGCCCGCCCTCCAGTATTTAGGGGATCGATGAGTCCGCTGAATTGTCGCCGGAAGGATCTTTTAGAGAGACGTGGGGAGGACTCTCTAAGGGAAAAGGGAGGGCCGCCGGGAAAGGCCGTGTTGAAGTGGTCACGTCTGATCCAGGGAACCCTGATAAGACGCTACAAGCGTTTCAAGGCTGAGGTCAGATTGAGGAACGGCCACCGAGTTACTGCTTTTTGCCCCAACACCGGGAGCATGCTCGGGTGTTCAGAACCCGGACGGACGGTCTATCTTTCCCGACATAACCACCCCGGGCGAAAATTGAAGTACACCTGGGAACTGATCGCTATGCCGTCATCCCTGGTGGGGATCAATACGGGGGTTCCAAACCGTTTGGTGAAGCAGGCCGTCGCGGCCGGAGAGGTGCCGGAACTCTCCGGGTTTGAAGGGATCCGATCAGAGGTTAACTATGGGAACCGATCCAGGATAGACCTCCTCCTCGAAAGCGGCCGTTCCAAGTGTTATGTGGAGATCAAAAACTGCACCCTGGTGGAAGAGAAAACGGCTTATTTCCCGGACGCTGTCACGGAAAGGGGCCTTAAGCACCTCCGGGACCTGCAGGCTGAGGTTCGTTCCGGTAACCGGGCCGTGATGTTCTATCTGATCCAGCGTATGGATGCCGAGGTCTTCAGCCCCGCGGATCACATTGATCCGGCATACGGCAAGGAGCTCCGGAAGGCTGTAAAAGCGGGTGTTGAGATCCTCGCTTACGACGTAAACCTTGATCTCTCGGGGATTCGCCTCAATCGAAGTATTCCCCATCGGCTTTGAAAACTTCGAAGAAAGGGGTTGTGGAGATGACCAAGCAAGGCATTGACGGTATTGAGCCCGCTCCTCATCGCCTGAGATACAAGAAGGGCGATTTGATCGTCAAGGAAGGAGATTACGGCATCTCCATGTACAAGGTTCTGTCAGGAAAGGTTCAGGTGCTGGTTGAGCTGGAGGATACGGAGATCCCTCTTACCACCATCAGCGAGGGGGATGTGATCGGAGAGATGGTTTTTCTGAGCCGTTCCGTGGAACGGCGGACGGCCACGGCCCGGGCCCTTGAAGAGACGGTCCTCGAAGTGTGGCACCCGAACCTGATCGCCAGGGAATACGAGGAGATGCCGCCTGTCCTGAAACTCATCGCGGACCAGACATTATCAAGATTGAAGCGCATGAACAGGCTGGTGCCCCACTTGATTTCCAAGCGGAGAAAAGAGAAGGCATCACCAGGGCAGAAGGATCCCTGGGCCTCCCAGAGGCGTTTTTACCGGAAGAAAGTCGATCTGCGCGCCCACCTGCGGGCGGTGGAGGCCCTGGAAGGGGGGCGAATGGAAGGGACCATAAAGGATATCAGTCTCGGAGGGGCAGGCATAGAGATCCGACCTAGGAACGTCCGGCGATTCCCTTACAAGGAGGGACACTCCTTTGAGATCGAGACCATCCTTCCAAACGGCAAACCCCTCCATTTTTCCGCAAGGATCGTATCGGTCAAGCCGGGTCACGTGCCGGGCACACTTTTCCTGGGTATGTCCATCACGGATATCGATGACCAGTCGGGAAAGGACCTCGGTTTCTTCCTGATGCCCGCATAAGGAAGAGGAGAGACGAAAATGGCAGTCGAGGATGTGATATTCGGATACCTGGCCAAGGAAGAGATTTATGAGGACGGCATCCCCGTGATCAGGGAAGGGGCGAGCGGGGACTGGGTATACGTCATCCTGGAGGGACAGGTAAAAGTAAAGAAGATGACCCCCAAGGGAATGGTGACCATTGATACGCTGGGGGAGGGAGAGATCTTCGGCGAGATGACCCTCTGGGGGGGGAGCCGTGGGATCCGCACTGCCTCCGTGATCGCGGATGGTAAGGTGAAAGTAGGGGTGCTGGATACCGAACATCTCCAAAGGGACTACGATTCCATATCACCACGACTGAAAAGCCTCATCCGCTCACTGATTACCAGGCTCAAGGAGACGACGGAAAAGGCGGTCAGTATCGCTGTTGAATCCTAAAGGCCCTCCAGCCATGCCATAGAGACCTCATTCCGATTGTTATATAGGTTGAATTTTTAAAGATCAGAGAGATGACAGTCGGAGGCTGATTTGGAAGCTCCAGAAAAACTTTCCATCACCTGGACTACTTATATGAAATATAGGGCTGATTTCAGAGGATTCGATCTCGTCAAGATTGAAAATATATTGCGGTATTCGGCAGAAAGGTATTTTGATACAATTACACATAGGATGATCGTAGTGGGACGGCACGATGAATGGTTGGTCCTGATTCCTTACGAGAAAAAGGGGAATGAGATAATACCAATCACAATTCATACAACCACACGTCAGCAGATAAATTTCCGCCTCAAGGCGGGGAGGTTTAAACATGAATAAACCAAGAATGAACTATTTCAAAGAAGAAGATATTCTGCATCTGGTAATCTCTGATGAAAAGGAAGCAGGCAGTGTTGAGTTAAGTCCGAATATTACGGCAGAGTTAAATGACAAAGGCGAGCTGATCGGTATAGAGATTCTGGAAGCAAGTTCTTTTATTCGCGATTCCATACTGGAAGCCGCCCAGGCGAAGATGCTGAATCTGCCAAAGACGTATAATAACAGGCTGGAACCCACCTCGTAACCTCGACGGCTCACCCTCATCGATATAACGATATTCGCCCTTTCCCTCGATACCTAAGCCAGGATGGAAAAACGGATGGCTCGATCAAGGGTCGATGGCCCCTTTTCTGGAGTGACCGGCGGAAGGGCGCTGTCGTTTTCGCGGTTTATCAGTAGGGGAAGCCGCAGTTCACGCTCTAAGAGAGCGGGAGAATGTGGAGGCGCCGGTGGCCCCTGCTGATAAGCCGCTGAAAACACCAGCCCGGGAGCCTCCGAACGAAAGAAAAGGCGCCATCGGCCTTCGCGGAAGCTGTTATCGAAATGAAGTGCTCACCGGGTGTTATGGAAACGGAAGGAGCATGGGGATCTTTTCCTCGTTCCCGGGTCACCCCCATCCCTAACCCCATGAAATAACGAAGGTTTACCTGCTGCTATCTGGCAGGCCTCCCAACAGGTCACTTCCGAAAAGATCCCCATGCCCATTTTCCGGTGGTGCGAGTAGCCTTCTAATCTGCTGACCTCATGGGGAGTTATATTCTCCCAGAGATACAAAAAGACAGGCTGCTCGATTTTTCTTGTGGGCCCTGGGGCTGGTTATTTCCCCTCGAAGACTGGTCGGCCTTTCCCGACGCTCGTAAGCCCCGTGAGGGCGTCCTTGGTGGAAAAGATCTCCTTGAGATGATCCAGCTCCAGCCGGGTGGCTTCAGCCAGGGGTTTCCCGTAACCTTCGTCCATGATCTGGTTGGCCAGCCTCAAGGCGATCGGGGCCTTGGTGGAGAGGATCTTGGCCGTCTTTGCTGCGAGAGGATCATCGCTTTCGGCGAATTTGCCATCAAGCAGGCCTGGTATGTTGTCATCTGAAAAGAGCGCCTTGATCTTCCGCCATTCCTCGGGGAGTTCTTCTTCTTTTCGTCCCTTGTTGGGAACCAGGGTTCCGTCTGAAATCCCGGACTTGATCTTTTCCTCGATCTCTTCAGGGGAGAAGAGATAATCAACGAGTCCGATGGCATGGGCCTCTTCGGCGGAAATGATTCTGCCCGTGAAGACCAAGTACTTGGCCAGCTCTTTCCCGATGTAACGGCTGGGTCGCTGTGTGCCTCCCAGGCCCGGGTAGATTCCGATCCCTGTCTCGGGAAATCCCATCACGGCCTTGGGCGAGGCGGCGATGACATCCGCCGCCAGGGCATATTCCAGTCCGCCCCCGAGGGCGAGACCTTCCATCTTTGCCACCACCAGTTTTTTGCAATCGTCGATGCGCTGGAGGACCTTCTGGCCGTATGCGGTGAAGGCCACGTTGTCATCCAGGCGGTCTTCCTTGATGCATTGAATGAAGAAACCGATGTCAGCCCCCGCAACAAAGGCCTTCCCGGTGGCATCCAGGATGATAGCCTCGGTTTCCGGATCGGATTCTGCCTGTATGAAGGCCTCTTCCAGTTGCTTGACGACAGTCTCGTTCAAAGCGTTCATGGCGTCGGGCCTGGCTATGGTCACCCTTCCCACACGGCCGTCCCGGGAATACTTCACGTACCGGATCTCCCAAGGCTCTCTTTTTTCTTTCTGACGTTCCAGGGTGGCGGGGATCCGGATGGAGGGCCAGGATTCGAGCAGGCTCCGGACCATTTCATAGGCCTTGTCGATTCCTACCCTGTTCATCAGCTCGAAGGGTCCCCTTTTCCACCGGAGACCCACCTTGGCCCCCAGATCCGTGTCCGCAACGTCCGAGACCCCTTCCTCCAAGAGTGAAGAGGCGACGAAAAACACCACAGACAGCAGCCTGTCGGCGACCTCCTGGAGCCTGTCTTCCTGGATCTCGCCTTCCAGAGGCCAGAGTTCGCCGGAGCCGGCCTGTTCCCTGAGCCTGGCCGAGGGCGCATAGAAGGGCCCCAGCTTGTCTCCCAGGGTGGTTGAGGAATGAAGGGCGATGGGAATGCCTGTCACGTTCATGAGCTTGAACGGCCCCATCCCGATGCCGAGGGAGTCCATGGCGGCCTTATCTATGGTGGGAATGTTGGCGATTCCTTCTTCGAGGATGCGGGTGGCCTCGTTCAACCAGGGGACGAAGAAGCGATTTACGGCAAACCCGGGGGCATCTTTTACCAGGATGTCGATCTTGCCCGTGAGCTTGGAGTAATGTTTGCAAACCGCAGTGGTCTCCTCGGAAGTCCGGCTCCCCGGGATGATTTCCAGTAGGCGGTTTTTCGCCGGGTGATAGAAGAAGTGAAGACCGATGAAGCGGTCCGGCCGCTTGGTTGCTGAGGCCAGCTCATCCACTGAAAAAGAAGAAGTGTTCGTCGCCAGGATGGTTTTAGGTTCGCAGATCTCGTCGAGCCTCTGAAACAGGTCCTTCTTAACGGCCATGTCTTCGAAAACGGCCTCGATGACCAAGTCGCAGTCCCGGGTCTCTGAAACGTCCGTGGTACCCCGGATCCGACCCAAAACTTCGTCCACCTTCTCGGGCTTGAAGATTTTCCGATCGACCGCTTCCTGGAGCGTGCTTTTGATGGTCTCCAATCCCCTTTCTACAAACTCCGGTTTGATGTCGACCATGACGACCGAAAGGCCTTCCTGGGCCGTTTTCTGGACGATCCCGCTTCCCATGTTGCCGGCGCCTATAATACCTACTTTTTTCATGTCTCGAACCTCCGTTTGAGTATTTTTCCGATCATCAGTGATTTGCCATCACTCCTCAGAAACGGTCTCCCGGGGGCCGTATCGGATCCCGGAACCCGTGAAGCCTTTTCCGCTCCGATCAGGAACATGTCAGCCTTCAGGTGAGATGATCCATCTGCAGCCAGTGACTCTCTCACGGATCTATACCCCGGGAATCCTTATCAAAAGGAAAAGTAGGGGTCAATAAAAAAGAAGTCATCAACAACTTTGGATAAGTGTCCTAACTTATCGAACTAACACCTTTTACTGTTTTCCTTTTTCAAAACCAAAAGGTCATGTCAAAGACTCCGGCCAGGGTCTTCCCGCTTCCAAATCACTTGACGGGTCTAAGGGAAATTCATTATAGGTAGTCAGGTTTTATCCCAAGATGATTCTAAGGGCCGGGGGTTCCCTGGATCATGTATGATATGGGTCGCACCCCTTGACCCCT
This genomic interval from Deltaproteobacteria bacterium contains the following:
- the sfsA gene encoding DNA/RNA nuclease SfsA, producing MSPLNCRRKDLLERRGEDSLREKGGPPGKAVLKWSRLIQGTLIRRYKRFKAEVRLRNGHRVTAFCPNTGSMLGCSEPGRTVYLSRHNHPGRKLKYTWELIAMPSSLVGINTGVPNRLVKQAVAAGEVPELSGFEGIRSEVNYGNRSRIDLLLESGRSKCYVEIKNCTLVEEKTAYFPDAVTERGLKHLRDLQAEVRSGNRAVMFYLIQRMDAEVFSPADHIDPAYGKELRKAVKAGVEILAYDVNLDLSGIRLNRSIPHRL
- a CDS encoding trypsin-like peptidase domain-containing protein — translated: MFLSRKGKPFSLMMLYLFTVVCGCFIFSRVSEAAEGISEIRKGIVKVSVIAQVPDYSVPWNPGRMEQRAGSGFILSGNRLLTNAHIVSDARFIAVEKEGNPRKFEAGVRFIAHDCDLAVLKVEDESFFDGTVPLKIGGIPALNSIVNVVGYPIGGKRLSVTRGVVSRIDYQLYTHSMMDQHLAIQIDAAVNPGNSGGPVLQNGAVVGVAFQVYRGEAAQGVGYMIPVPVIKRFLRDISDGRYDRYVDLGIRYFPLINRAMRRAVGLGPGEFGVMITQVFRGGPCGNMLREGDILLSIDGFPVSSDGYVAMDGERVHMAEVVERKLKGDKVRLKILRGKEPKEVTVSLYAPWPFQMQALRYDVRPRFVLFGGLLFQPLSRPFLERAKTRNVDLIYRFSSYLDRELYLETPEIVVLSRILPDPINVYLQPFVNSIVRSVNGHRIRTLEDVAEAFKKPSECYVIRLEGNGRPLVLEGKAVKVARERILRRYGVLRESYLGDSFVPEEWKEKRAGLK
- a CDS encoding DUF2283 domain-containing protein; translation: MNKPRMNYFKEEDILHLVISDEKEAGSVELSPNITAELNDKGELIGIEILEASSFIRDSILEAAQAKMLNLPKTYNNRLEPTS
- a CDS encoding cyclic nucleotide-binding domain-containing protein → MAVEDVIFGYLAKEEIYEDGIPVIREGASGDWVYVILEGQVKVKKMTPKGMVTIDTLGEGEIFGEMTLWGGSRGIRTASVIADGKVKVGVLDTEHLQRDYDSISPRLKSLIRSLITRLKETTEKAVSIAVES
- a CDS encoding enoyl-CoA hydratase/isomerase family protein; translation: MKKVGIIGAGNMGSGIVQKTAQEGLSVVMVDIKPEFVERGLETIKSTLQEAVDRKIFKPEKVDEVLGRIRGTTDVSETRDCDLVIEAVFEDMAVKKDLFQRLDEICEPKTILATNTSSFSVDELASATKRPDRFIGLHFFYHPAKNRLLEIIPGSRTSEETTAVCKHYSKLTGKIDILVKDAPGFAVNRFFVPWLNEATRILEEGIANIPTIDKAAMDSLGIGMGPFKLMNVTGIPIALHSSTTLGDKLGPFYAPSARLREQAGSGELWPLEGEIQEDRLQEVADRLLSVVFFVASSLLEEGVSDVADTDLGAKVGLRWKRGPFELMNRVGIDKAYEMVRSLLESWPSIRIPATLERQKEKREPWEIRYVKYSRDGRVGRVTIARPDAMNALNETVVKQLEEAFIQAESDPETEAIILDATGKAFVAGADIGFFIQCIKEDRLDDNVAFTAYGQKVLQRIDDCKKLVVAKMEGLALGGGLEYALAADVIAASPKAVMGFPETGIGIYPGLGGTQRPSRYIGKELAKYLVFTGRIISAEEAHAIGLVDYLFSPEEIEEKIKSGISDGTLVPNKGRKEEELPEEWRKIKALFSDDNIPGLLDGKFAESDDPLAAKTAKILSTKAPIALRLANQIMDEGYGKPLAEATRLELDHLKEIFSTKDALTGLTSVGKGRPVFEGK
- a CDS encoding cyclic nucleotide-binding domain-containing protein, which produces MTKQGIDGIEPAPHRLRYKKGDLIVKEGDYGISMYKVLSGKVQVLVELEDTEIPLTTISEGDVIGEMVFLSRSVERRTATARALEETVLEVWHPNLIAREYEEMPPVLKLIADQTLSRLKRMNRLVPHLISKRRKEKASPGQKDPWASQRRFYRKKVDLRAHLRAVEALEGGRMEGTIKDISLGGAGIEIRPRNVRRFPYKEGHSFEIETILPNGKPLHFSARIVSVKPGHVPGTLFLGMSITDIDDQSGKDLGFFLMPA
- a CDS encoding PDZ domain-containing protein; this encodes MLKAKRAVLGGIALLMVLSGCCFRRTPETGWRGGSAFVNSLVRVNVVRQNYQFHRPWLQGAPSRHTGIGVVVRGPKVLVTAWMMANHRYVELEKLGSGKKGRAKVSVIDYEANLALLEPLDQEFLADMKPLEITTETVEGDHLKVLQVKRNGDVVATSGPVTSIELLRYPSGSAFLAYRLNGSLQFRFANFTLPVTRRGSLAGLLMGYDAKAQSIDIIPAPLILHFLQGASGGVYRGFPRLGLRVSAMTDPQLRRFIGIPETLDGVYVREVARGSAGEKAGIRVGDVIMEMGGRPVDRYGNYEHPLYGKISLAHLIRCEFHDGDRILLKIFRNGKVMEKEVFPEYIPPEDLPVPPFLPDSPPRYVILGGLVLQELSLPYLREYGAQWNLKAPVSLVYYQKNQYTLDLGGREKIVILSRVLRTSCTIGYGNLTDLVVSRINNRPIRKLEDVPEALKHPVEGFHKIEFEDHPRVIYVDPGEMDLVNQEIMRRYRLPALQYLGDR